A genomic stretch from Croceibacterium aestuarii includes:
- the bamA gene encoding outer membrane protein assembly factor BamA translates to MDGFMSRKAKTIAATPFAIALLGGTILAGVPVAASAQDAPSAPDAAPAPADQQSDVIKTISVAGAQRLEPQTILSYIQMRPGQRYTAAAADQVLKDLAATELFADFSVTNNDGNVVINVVENPVINRVVLEGNKRLKDDKITPEIKLAPRQIFTRSKVRADVARIIELYKRQGRYAASVEPKMVQLSQNRVDVIFEITEGPKSKVRAINIIGNEVFSDSKLKGEMLTKEASLLKIFSSSTSYDPDRMAYDQQLLRQFYLTNGYAEFRVVSAVAELTPDKKNFIITYVVEEGPRYKFGDVKVESEIRDFDSSLMTKSLPMKEGEWYNAKLVEDTVDQLQETAGAYGYAFADVRPKPVPNRETHTMDVTFNIGEAQRTYVERIDVNGNTLTQDKVIRREFRLAEGDAFNSLAVKRTTNRINGLGYFQENFEVEQVDGSAPDRIVLEANVQEQATGQLSLSAGFSSLESFIFQGSIQQRNFRGRGQTVGLGVNWSRYSRSGNISFNEPHIFDRNISAGVDVYRRDYNNGYYKNSTATYKQSTTGAQFRLGVPLTEYTSVLGRYTINYDEITLDENQFYADLNGDGVRTCEPLLAGRYLCEAVGNRLSSILGLSLIYNTLDSYQRPTRGRSATASLDFAGLGGDTRYVRLTTNAAQYWPLGGGLVFSLTGEAGFIKGLTDKGPGVTDVLLNDRFFLGEPQLRGFDIRGVGPRVVRRYYLPDDDNDPTTPPPLTAINARGTGNDALGGTGYYRGRAELEIPLGAGARELGLRPSVFFDIGSVFGVKRPALTNSPYPNGIFLPSRDSNGNALYQQKVYDSAGTVTGIQVVTNATDPQGNANTPIGSSVPPFVEEFYGDSPKPRASIGIGVNWNSPFGPFRIDFAYPLLKQKGDDTKRFSFNVGTQF, encoded by the coding sequence ATGGACGGGTTTATGAGCCGCAAGGCCAAGACGATCGCAGCGACGCCATTTGCCATCGCCCTGCTGGGCGGTACGATCCTCGCCGGTGTCCCGGTCGCGGCCAGCGCGCAGGATGCGCCCTCGGCGCCCGATGCTGCGCCGGCCCCGGCCGATCAGCAGAGCGACGTCATCAAGACGATCTCGGTCGCGGGCGCGCAGCGCCTCGAGCCGCAGACGATCCTGAGCTACATCCAGATGCGCCCCGGCCAGAGGTACACCGCAGCCGCGGCCGACCAGGTTCTCAAGGACCTGGCGGCGACCGAACTGTTCGCCGATTTCTCGGTCACCAACAACGACGGCAACGTGGTCATCAACGTGGTCGAGAACCCGGTGATCAATCGCGTGGTGCTCGAGGGCAACAAGCGCCTCAAGGACGACAAGATCACCCCGGAGATCAAGCTCGCCCCGAGGCAGATCTTCACCCGCTCCAAAGTGCGCGCCGACGTCGCCCGGATCATCGAGCTGTACAAGCGGCAGGGGCGCTACGCCGCCTCGGTCGAGCCGAAGATGGTGCAGCTTTCGCAAAACCGCGTCGACGTGATTTTCGAGATTACCGAAGGGCCCAAATCCAAGGTCCGGGCGATCAACATCATCGGCAACGAGGTCTTTTCGGACAGCAAGCTCAAGGGCGAGATGCTGACCAAGGAGGCGAGCCTCCTGAAGATCTTCAGTTCCTCGACCAGCTACGACCCCGACCGCATGGCGTACGACCAGCAGCTGTTGCGCCAGTTCTACCTGACCAACGGCTACGCCGAATTCCGCGTCGTTTCCGCGGTCGCCGAGCTGACGCCCGACAAGAAGAACTTCATCATCACCTACGTGGTCGAGGAAGGTCCGCGCTACAAGTTCGGCGACGTCAAGGTCGAGAGCGAGATCCGCGACTTCGATTCCAGCCTGATGACCAAGTCGCTGCCGATGAAAGAGGGCGAGTGGTACAACGCCAAGCTGGTCGAAGACACCGTCGACCAGTTGCAGGAGACTGCCGGCGCCTACGGTTATGCCTTCGCCGACGTGCGGCCCAAGCCGGTGCCGAACCGTGAAACCCACACGATGGACGTCACCTTCAACATCGGCGAGGCGCAACGCACCTATGTCGAGCGGATCGACGTCAACGGCAACACGCTGACGCAGGACAAGGTCATACGCCGCGAATTCCGCCTGGCCGAAGGCGATGCGTTCAACTCGCTGGCGGTGAAGCGCACCACCAACCGCATCAACGGCCTCGGCTATTTCCAGGAGAACTTCGAGGTCGAGCAGGTCGACGGCAGCGCGCCCGATCGGATCGTGCTCGAGGCCAACGTGCAGGAACAGGCGACCGGGCAGCTTTCGCTGTCGGCGGGCTTCTCGAGCCTCGAAAGCTTCATCTTCCAGGGCTCGATCCAGCAGCGCAACTTCCGTGGCCGCGGCCAGACCGTGGGCCTGGGCGTCAACTGGTCGCGCTATTCGCGTTCGGGCAACATTAGCTTCAACGAGCCGCATATCTTCGACCGGAACATCTCGGCGGGCGTCGACGTCTACCGCCGCGATTACAACAACGGTTACTACAAGAACAGCACGGCGACCTACAAGCAGTCGACCACCGGCGCGCAGTTCCGTCTCGGCGTGCCCTTGACCGAGTACACCTCGGTGCTCGGGCGCTATACCATCAACTACGACGAGATTACGCTCGACGAGAACCAGTTCTACGCCGACCTCAACGGCGACGGCGTGCGTACGTGCGAACCGCTGCTGGCCGGGCGCTACTTGTGCGAAGCGGTCGGCAACCGGCTGAGTTCGATCCTCGGACTTTCGCTGATCTACAACACGCTCGACAGCTATCAGCGGCCGACGCGCGGCCGTTCCGCGACCGCCAGCCTCGACTTCGCCGGCCTCGGCGGCGATACGCGCTATGTCCGCCTCACCACCAACGCCGCGCAATACTGGCCGCTGGGCGGCGGGCTGGTCTTCTCGCTGACCGGCGAAGCAGGGTTCATCAAGGGGCTGACCGACAAGGGGCCGGGCGTTACCGACGTCCTGCTCAACGATCGCTTCTTCCTTGGAGAGCCGCAGCTGCGCGGCTTCGACATTCGCGGCGTGGGGCCGCGCGTTGTGCGCCGGTATTATCTGCCCGACGATGATAACGATCCGACCACTCCGCCTCCCCTGACGGCGATCAATGCGCGGGGCACGGGCAACGATGCGCTGGGCGGGACCGGATATTACCGCGGCCGTGCAGAGCTCGAAATTCCGCTCGGTGCGGGCGCCCGCGAGCTGGGTTTGCGGCCGTCGGTCTTCTTCGACATCGGTTCGGTCTTCGGCGTGAAGAGGCCCGCCCTGACGAATAGCCCCTATCCCAATGGTATTTTCCTCCCCTCGCGGGATAGCAACGGCAATGCGCTCTATCAGCAGAAGGTTTACGACAGCGCAGGGACTGTCACCGGGATCCAAGTCGTGACAAACGCGACCGATCCCCAGGGCAACGCGAACACCCCCATCGGCAGCAGCGTACCGCCCTTCGTCGAGGAATTTTACGGCGATTCGCCGAAACCTCGCGCTTCGATCGGTATCGGGGTGAACTGGAATTCCCCGTTCGGCCCGTTCCGGATCGACTTCGCCTATCCTCTGCTCAAGCAGAAAGGCGACGATACCAAACGCTTCTCGTTCAACGTAGGAACACAATTCTGA
- the rseP gene encoding RIP metalloprotease RseP, with amino-acid sequence MVHDPPFWMWIAGFLLVLGPLVTLHELGHYLVGRWFGVKADAFSIGFGKELTGWTDKRGTRWKLSALPLGGYVQFAGDMNASSQPSREWLDLPEEERSKTFQAQPLWQRALIVAAGPVTNLLLAVGIIAAFLTINGKAVPADPAQENYIASFTESSPARAAGLQVGDRIVAIDGQPMARWEQVVQQVALHPGVRMTFTVDRGDEALTVPITTASVVAHDQFGNASQIGRIGVMARDVEREFRPVGPVEAIGTAFVECWQITRFMVTGIKQILVGDRSVKELGGPIKIAKFSGEQLSLGWPQFVSFAALISLNLAFINLLPIPALDGGHLAFYAAEALRRKPASQRSQEWAYRTGIAFVLALMLFVTINDIASLPIFGG; translated from the coding sequence GTGGTGCACGACCCGCCTTTCTGGATGTGGATTGCCGGCTTCCTGCTGGTGCTGGGCCCGCTCGTCACCTTGCACGAGCTGGGGCACTACCTCGTCGGGCGCTGGTTCGGGGTCAAGGCCGACGCGTTCTCGATCGGCTTCGGCAAGGAGTTGACCGGCTGGACCGACAAGCGCGGCACGCGCTGGAAGCTCTCGGCGCTGCCGCTGGGCGGCTATGTCCAGTTCGCCGGCGACATGAACGCCAGCAGCCAGCCGAGCCGCGAATGGCTCGACCTGCCCGAGGAAGAGCGCAGCAAGACCTTCCAGGCGCAGCCGCTGTGGCAGCGCGCGCTGATCGTGGCCGCGGGGCCCGTGACCAACCTGCTGCTGGCGGTCGGGATCATCGCCGCGTTCCTGACGATCAACGGCAAGGCCGTGCCGGCCGATCCGGCGCAGGAAAACTATATCGCCTCGTTCACCGAGAGCTCGCCGGCGCGCGCCGCCGGTCTGCAGGTCGGCGACCGCATCGTCGCCATCGACGGCCAGCCCATGGCCCGCTGGGAGCAGGTCGTGCAGCAGGTCGCGCTCCACCCCGGGGTGCGGATGACCTTCACGGTGGATCGCGGCGACGAGGCGCTGACCGTGCCGATCACCACCGCCAGCGTGGTCGCCCACGACCAATTCGGCAATGCCTCGCAGATCGGCCGGATCGGCGTGATGGCCCGCGATGTCGAGCGCGAGTTCCGGCCCGTCGGGCCGGTCGAGGCAATCGGGACGGCGTTCGTCGAATGCTGGCAGATCACGCGCTTCATGGTCACCGGGATCAAGCAGATCCTGGTCGGCGACCGCTCGGTCAAGGAGCTCGGCGGGCCGATCAAGATCGCCAAGTTTTCCGGCGAGCAGCTCAGCCTGGGGTGGCCGCAGTTCGTCAGTTTCGCGGCGCTCATCTCGCTTAACTTGGCGTTCATCAACTTGTTGCCAATCCCCGCCCTCGACGGCGGGCACCTGGCTTTCTATGCGGCAGAGGCGCTCCGCCGCAAACCAGCCAGCCAACGCAGTCAGGAATGGGCCTATCGGACCGGAATAGCCTTCGTGCTTGCACTGATGCTGTTCGTGACGATCAACGATATCGCCTCGCTGCCGATTTTCGGCGGCTAG
- a CDS encoding 1-deoxy-D-xylulose-5-phosphate reductoisomerase has translation MTRSITILGATGSIGASTLDLLRRERERWRVVALTANCQARELAALAREFGAEVAVVADESCLADLREALAGSGIEAAAGRAALCEAAARGAELTVAAIVGCAGLAPTMAAVEQGGIIALANKEALVSAGDVLMDAVARHGATLLPTDSEHNAIFQCLHGQDLADVRWITLTASGGPLRTWSDERLAAVTPAQAVAHPNWDMGAKISVDSATMMNKGLEFIEAAHLFPVGLERIRIVVHPQSVVHSLVEYRDGSTLAQLGPSDMRVPIASCLAWPGRMDTPCKALDLPALGTLSFFPPDEERFPATRLAREAAEAGGAAPAVLNAANEIAVAAFLAGQIAFTRIAAVVEQTLTRTLPSAPATLDDVLAVDSEARAWASNILEHA, from the coding sequence ATGACCCGGTCCATCACCATCCTCGGCGCGACCGGATCGATCGGCGCCTCCACGCTCGATCTGCTCCGGCGCGAGCGCGAGAGGTGGCGGGTCGTGGCGCTCACCGCCAATTGCCAGGCGCGCGAGCTCGCGGCGCTGGCGCGCGAGTTCGGTGCCGAGGTCGCGGTGGTCGCCGACGAGAGCTGCCTGGCCGACTTGCGCGAAGCGCTCGCCGGAAGCGGGATCGAGGCGGCGGCCGGCAGGGCCGCGCTGTGCGAGGCGGCGGCGCGGGGCGCGGAGCTGACGGTGGCGGCGATCGTCGGCTGCGCCGGGCTGGCGCCGACGATGGCCGCGGTGGAGCAGGGCGGGATCATCGCCCTGGCGAACAAGGAAGCGCTCGTTTCGGCCGGCGACGTGTTGATGGATGCCGTAGCGCGCCACGGCGCGACGCTGCTGCCGACCGATTCCGAGCACAACGCGATTTTCCAGTGCCTGCACGGACAGGACCTGGCCGACGTGCGCTGGATCACGCTGACCGCCAGCGGCGGGCCGCTGCGCACCTGGAGCGACGAGCGGCTCGCCGCGGTCACCCCGGCGCAGGCCGTCGCCCATCCCAACTGGGATATGGGCGCCAAGATCAGCGTCGATTCGGCGACGATGATGAACAAGGGTCTCGAATTCATCGAGGCGGCGCACCTGTTTCCGGTCGGCCTCGAGCGAATCCGCATCGTCGTCCATCCGCAAAGCGTGGTTCATTCGCTGGTCGAGTACCGCGACGGTTCGACGCTGGCGCAGCTCGGGCCCTCGGACATGCGCGTGCCGATCGCCTCGTGCCTGGCCTGGCCGGGGCGGATGGACACGCCGTGCAAGGCCCTCGACCTGCCGGCGCTGGGCACGCTGAGCTTCTTCCCGCCGGACGAGGAGCGTTTCCCGGCCACCCGGCTGGCGCGCGAGGCGGCCGAGGCGGGCGGGGCGGCCCCGGCGGTGCTCAACGCGGCGAACGAAATCGCCGTGGCGGCCTTTCTCGCCGGTCAGATTGCGTTCACCCGCATTGCCGCAGTGGTCGAGCAGACCTTGACCCGTACGCTTCCATCCGCTCCTGCCACTCTCGACGACGTGCTCGCCGTCGACAGCGAGGCGCGGGCATGGGCGTCGAACATCCTGGAGCACGCCTGA
- a CDS encoding phosphatidate cytidylyltransferase, producing the protein MADAEAVPAAKRNADLPVRIASAVVMLALVVGAIAMGEDYVSGLVAIVAALAFVEYCLLVIKATPSIGLRGTGVAFGLFYFGFAAWVLMRLDSYFLIAAIGAVIFTDTGAYFSGRTIGGPKIAPKISPSKTWAGLVGGMVFAGLWLSLVAAMFFFTSEGGDLGAVWAVGYDKIISAFLVGCVLAVVAQAGDFFESWLKRRAGAKDSSRLIPGHGGVFDRVDGMIPVALVVGLLSSAA; encoded by the coding sequence ATGGCGGACGCTGAAGCGGTTCCTGCCGCCAAGAGGAACGCCGACCTACCGGTGCGCATCGCCTCGGCGGTCGTCATGCTGGCGCTGGTGGTCGGCGCCATCGCGATGGGCGAGGACTACGTTTCCGGGCTGGTCGCGATCGTCGCCGCGCTGGCCTTCGTCGAATACTGCCTGCTGGTGATCAAGGCGACGCCCAGCATCGGCCTGCGCGGCACCGGGGTGGCGTTCGGGCTGTTCTACTTCGGCTTTGCCGCCTGGGTGCTGATGCGGCTCGATTCCTATTTCCTGATTGCCGCGATCGGCGCGGTGATCTTCACCGACACCGGGGCCTATTTCAGCGGGCGGACGATCGGCGGACCCAAGATTGCCCCCAAGATCAGCCCGTCGAAGACCTGGGCCGGGCTCGTTGGCGGGATGGTCTTCGCCGGCTTGTGGCTCTCGCTCGTCGCGGCGATGTTCTTCTTCACCAGCGAAGGCGGCGACCTCGGCGCCGTGTGGGCCGTCGGCTACGACAAGATCATCAGCGCCTTCCTCGTCGGCTGCGTGCTCGCGGTCGTCGCGCAGGCGGGGGATTTCTTCGAATCCTGGCTCAAGCGCAGGGCGGGGGCGAAGGACTCCTCGCGGCTCATTCCCGGCCACGGCGGGGTGTTCGACCGGGTCGACGGGATGATTCCGGTGGCGCTGGTCGTCGGCTTGCTGTCGAGCGCGGCGTGA
- the uppS gene encoding polyprenyl diphosphate synthase, whose protein sequence is MGSDNRARHVAIIMDGNGRWAKRHHLPRAMGHQRGVEAVRKLVRSLDSTGLECLTLYAFSSENWKRPEEEIGDLMNLMRRFIKSDLPEFVANDVRLKIIGDWKGLDPDIVKMLEDALEQTAKGSRTLAVALNYGSQQEIARAASKAAAAGEITPETIAAHLDTADLPPLDLLIRTSGEVRLSNFLLWQAAYAEMWFTDVLWPEFTPRHLAAALEEFAKRERRYGGR, encoded by the coding sequence ATGGGCTCTGACAATCGCGCCCGCCATGTCGCGATCATCATGGACGGCAACGGGCGCTGGGCCAAGCGCCACCACCTGCCGCGCGCGATGGGGCACCAGCGCGGAGTCGAGGCGGTGCGCAAGCTGGTCCGCTCGCTCGATTCGACCGGGCTCGAATGCCTGACGCTCTACGCCTTCAGTTCGGAGAACTGGAAGCGCCCCGAGGAGGAGATCGGCGACCTGATGAACCTGATGCGGCGGTTCATCAAATCCGACCTGCCGGAGTTCGTCGCCAATGACGTACGGCTGAAAATAATCGGCGACTGGAAGGGCTTGGACCCTGATATTGTCAAGATGCTCGAAGATGCGCTGGAGCAAACGGCGAAGGGCAGCCGGACGCTGGCGGTGGCGCTCAACTACGGTTCGCAGCAGGAAATCGCCCGCGCCGCGAGCAAGGCGGCCGCGGCGGGAGAGATCACCCCCGAGACGATTGCCGCGCATCTCGACACCGCCGATCTGCCGCCGCTCGACCTGCTGATCCGCACGAGCGGCGAGGTCCGGCTGTCGAATTTCCTGTTATGGCAGGCGGCGTACGCCGAAATGTGGTTCACCGACGTGCTATGGCCCGAGTTCACGCCCAGGCACCTGGCCGCGGCGCTCGAGGAATTCGCCAAACGGGAGAGGCGCTATGGCGGACGCTGA
- the frr gene encoding ribosome recycling factor codes for MAKYDKADIERRMAGAIDSLKGDLGGLRTGRANVSLLDPVVVEVYGAMMPLNQVATVNAPEPRMLSVQVWDKANVTAVEKGIAHANLGLNPMIDGQTLRLPMPDLTEERRKDLAKLAGKYAENAKIAIRNVRRDGMEALKEDEKKKEISEDDRKRGEDEVQKLTDKYVAEADAAAAQKEKEILTQ; via the coding sequence ATGGCGAAGTATGACAAGGCCGATATCGAACGCCGCATGGCCGGAGCGATCGACAGCCTGAAGGGCGATCTCGGCGGCCTGCGCACGGGCCGGGCCAACGTCAGCCTGCTCGATCCGGTGGTGGTCGAGGTGTACGGCGCGATGATGCCGCTCAACCAGGTGGCGACGGTCAACGCGCCCGAACCGCGCATGCTCAGCGTGCAGGTGTGGGACAAGGCCAATGTCACCGCAGTGGAGAAGGGTATCGCCCACGCCAACCTCGGTCTCAACCCGATGATCGACGGCCAGACGCTGCGCCTGCCGATGCCCGACCTGACCGAGGAGCGGCGCAAGGACCTGGCCAAGCTCGCCGGCAAGTACGCCGAAAACGCCAAGATCGCCATTCGCAACGTCCGCCGCGACGGAATGGAAGCGCTCAAGGAAGACGAGAAGAAGAAGGAAATTTCCGAGGATGATCGCAAGCGGGGCGAGGACGAGGTCCAGAAGCTGACCGACAAGTACGTCGCCGAGGCCGACGCGGCCGCCGCGCAGAAGGAAAAGGAAATCCTGACCCAGTGA
- the pyrH gene encoding UMP kinase produces the protein MSMPRVKRVLLKLSGEVLMGDQQYGIDPAFVTELAREVKAARDTGLQICLVIGGGNIFRGMAGAAQGMDRAQADYMGMLATVMNALAMQSALEKIGVHTRVQSAIQMDQVCEPVIRRRAERHLEKGRIVIFAAGVGAPYFTTDSGAALRAAEMQCDALLKGTSVDGVYDSDPKQNPDAKRFNTVSYDKVLADNLKVMDASAVALCRDNQIPIVVFSIREKGNLARVLAGGGVQTIVKGEA, from the coding sequence ATGTCGATGCCCCGGGTCAAACGCGTCCTGCTCAAGCTCTCGGGCGAAGTCCTGATGGGCGACCAGCAGTATGGCATCGATCCGGCGTTCGTGACCGAGCTGGCGAGGGAAGTGAAAGCGGCGCGCGACACCGGCCTGCAGATCTGCCTGGTCATCGGGGGCGGCAATATCTTTCGCGGCATGGCCGGGGCGGCGCAGGGGATGGACCGGGCGCAGGCCGACTACATGGGCATGCTGGCGACGGTGATGAACGCGCTCGCGATGCAATCCGCGCTCGAGAAGATCGGCGTTCACACCCGCGTCCAGTCGGCGATCCAGATGGACCAGGTGTGCGAGCCGGTTATCCGCCGCCGGGCCGAGCGCCATCTCGAGAAGGGCCGCATCGTGATCTTTGCCGCCGGCGTCGGCGCGCCCTATTTCACGACCGATTCCGGCGCCGCGCTGCGCGCCGCCGAAATGCAGTGCGACGCGCTGCTCAAGGGCACCAGCGTCGACGGCGTCTACGACAGCGATCCGAAACAAAACCCGGATGCAAAGCGTTTCAATACAGTCAGCTATGACAAAGTGCTGGCAGACAATCTCAAGGTGATGGACGCCTCCGCCGTGGCGCTGTGCCGCGACAACCAGATTCCCATCGTGGTCTTTTCGATCCGCGAAAAGGGCAACCTGGCGCGCGTGCTGGCGGGCGGGGGCGTGCAAACCATAGTGAAAGGGGAAGCCTGA
- the tsf gene encoding translation elongation factor Ts: MAAFTAADVKTLREKTGAGMMDAKKALEAANGDIEAAVDALRAKGLATAQKKSSRTAAEGLVGIAVAGTKGVAVEVNSETDFVAKNDKFQDFVRNATEAALSLGSDDVEALKAASYPGGGTVADKLTDNVATIGENQQVRRMKSVEVAQGVVVPYMHNAQAPNLGKIGVLVALESEAPADVLEALGKQLAMHIAAAFPQALDADRLDAEVIDRERKIAAEKAAESGKPADVQEKMVDGAVKKFAKENALLSQVFVMDNKTPVADVVAKAGKDAGTPIVLKDYVRFQLGEGIEKEESDFAAEVAAAVAG; the protein is encoded by the coding sequence ATGGCTGCTTTTACTGCCGCTGACGTGAAGACCCTGCGCGAGAAGACCGGCGCGGGCATGATGGATGCCAAGAAGGCCCTCGAAGCGGCGAACGGCGACATCGAGGCCGCAGTCGACGCGCTGCGCGCCAAGGGCCTGGCCACGGCCCAGAAGAAATCCAGCCGCACCGCGGCCGAGGGCCTGGTCGGCATTGCCGTTGCCGGCACCAAGGGCGTGGCCGTCGAGGTCAACTCGGAAACCGACTTCGTCGCCAAGAACGACAAATTCCAGGACTTCGTGCGCAACGCCACCGAGGCGGCGCTGTCGCTGGGTTCCGACGACGTCGAGGCCCTCAAGGCGGCTTCCTACCCGGGCGGCGGAACCGTCGCCGACAAGCTGACCGACAACGTCGCCACCATCGGCGAGAACCAGCAGGTCCGCCGGATGAAGAGCGTCGAAGTCGCGCAGGGCGTCGTCGTGCCCTACATGCACAACGCCCAGGCGCCGAACCTCGGCAAGATCGGCGTTCTCGTCGCGCTCGAAAGCGAAGCTCCGGCCGACGTGCTCGAAGCTCTGGGCAAGCAGCTTGCGATGCATATCGCCGCGGCCTTCCCGCAGGCGCTCGACGCCGACAGGCTCGACGCCGAGGTGATCGACCGCGAACGCAAGATCGCGGCCGAAAAGGCGGCCGAGAGCGGCAAGCCGGCCGACGTGCAGGAGAAGATGGTCGACGGCGCGGTAAAGAAGTTCGCCAAGGAGAACGCGCTGCTCAGCCAGGTCTTCGTGATGGACAACAAGACCCCGGTCGCCGACGTCGTCGCCAAGGCGGGCAAGGACGCCGGCACGCCGATCGTGCTCAAGGACTATGTCCGCTTCCAGCTCGGTGAAGGCATCGAAAAGGAAGAGAGCGACTTCGCCGCGGAGGTGGCGGCCGCCGTCGCCGGCTGA
- the rpsB gene encoding 30S ribosomal protein S2, with translation MAAPTVTMQQLIEAGAHFGHQTHRWNPRMKPYIFGARNGVHIIDLSQTVPLFARALDFVQQTVRSGGKVLFVGTKRQAQDPIAEAARRSGQHFVNHRWLGGMLTNWKTISGSIKRLKTLEEQLSGDTSGLTKKEVLQLTRERDKLELSLGGIRDMGGIPDVMFVIDANKEELAIKEANVLGIPVVAVLDSNVDPSGIAFPIPGNDDASRAVRLYCDAVAEAATTGRGEGVVDSGADFGAMDTPPAEAAAEEATA, from the coding sequence ATGGCGGCTCCTACCGTCACGATGCAGCAATTGATCGAGGCCGGCGCACACTTCGGCCACCAGACCCACCGCTGGAACCCGCGCATGAAGCCGTACATCTTCGGCGCGCGCAACGGCGTCCACATTATCGACCTGTCGCAGACCGTGCCGCTGTTCGCGCGCGCGCTCGACTTCGTGCAGCAGACCGTCCGGTCGGGCGGGAAGGTGCTGTTCGTCGGCACCAAGCGCCAGGCGCAGGACCCGATCGCCGAGGCGGCGCGCCGCAGCGGACAGCATTTCGTCAACCACCGCTGGCTCGGCGGCATGCTGACCAACTGGAAGACCATCTCGGGCTCGATCAAGCGCCTCAAGACGCTCGAAGAGCAGCTCTCGGGCGACACCAGCGGCCTGACCAAGAAGGAAGTGCTCCAGCTCACTCGCGAGCGCGACAAGCTCGAGCTGTCGCTGGGCGGCATCCGCGACATGGGCGGCATTCCCGACGTGATGTTCGTGATCGACGCCAACAAGGAAGAGCTGGCGATCAAGGAAGCCAACGTGCTCGGCATTCCGGTCGTCGCGGTGCTCGATTCGAACGTCGATCCCAGCGGCATCGCCTTCCCTATCCCGGGCAACGACGACGCCAGCCGCGCGGTGCGCCTGTACTGCGACGCGGTTGCCGAAGCCGCCACCACGGGCCGCGGCGAGGGCGTGGTCGATTCGGGTGCCGATTTCGGCGCGATGGACACGCCGCCCGCCGAAGCGGCTGCCGAAGAGGCGACCGCCTAA
- a CDS encoding CDP-alcohol phosphatidyltransferase family protein, with product MDPGPAWLGPKASEDEVPVTRRFGGGLALRAVVPNAITAAALCSGLTGIRFAIVGDWKMALFAILLAGLLDGIDGRIARLLKAQSRFGAELDSLADSLSFGMAPALVLFLWSLQGLPRLGWFAALAFAICTALRLARFNARIDVEEQPHKMAGFLTGVPAPVGAGLAFLPMYLWIATENEVFRTPWAVAIWTAVIAFLLISNIATLSWKSLRPRSSWRLAMVGFGGLLFAALLTDPWWTLVVICVGYLLFMPLGIARYARVRRQRDGRTEPGETPHVQADA from the coding sequence ATCGATCCCGGTCCGGCGTGGCTCGGGCCCAAGGCGAGCGAGGACGAAGTCCCGGTCACGCGCCGTTTCGGCGGTGGGCTGGCGCTGCGGGCCGTCGTGCCCAATGCGATCACTGCCGCGGCGCTGTGCTCGGGCCTGACGGGCATCCGTTTCGCGATAGTCGGCGACTGGAAGATGGCCCTGTTCGCGATCCTCCTGGCCGGGTTGCTCGACGGTATCGACGGACGGATCGCACGCCTGCTCAAGGCGCAGTCGCGGTTCGGGGCGGAGCTCGACAGCCTGGCCGATTCGCTCAGCTTCGGAATGGCGCCGGCGCTGGTTCTGTTCCTGTGGTCTTTGCAGGGCCTGCCGCGCCTCGGCTGGTTCGCTGCGCTCGCTTTCGCGATCTGTACCGCGCTGCGCCTGGCGCGGTTCAACGCGCGGATCGACGTTGAAGAGCAGCCCCACAAGATGGCCGGCTTCCTGACCGGGGTTCCGGCACCGGTCGGGGCGGGGCTGGCGTTTCTGCCGATGTATCTGTGGATCGCAACGGAGAACGAAGTCTTTCGCACTCCGTGGGCGGTTGCCATCTGGACGGCTGTCATTGCCTTCCTGCTCATCTCGAATATCGCGACGCTGAGCTGGAAATCGCTGCGGCCGAGGAGTTCTTGGCGCCTGGCGATGGTCGGTTTCGGCGGGTTGCTGTTCGCCGCCCTGCTGACCGACCCGTGGTGGACCCTGGTGGTAATCTGTGTCGGCTATCTGCTCTTCATGCCGCTCGGCATCGCCAGATACGCCCGGGTCAGGCGGCAACGCGATGGGCGGACGGAGCCAGGCGAGACGCCGCACGTGCAGGCCGACGCGTAG